A window of the Chanodichthys erythropterus isolate Z2021 chromosome 21, ASM2448905v1, whole genome shotgun sequence genome harbors these coding sequences:
- the ssb gene encoding lupus La protein isoform X2: MADNQEMSPLEKKVAEQIEYYFGDHNLPRDKFLKEQMQLDDGWVTLETMLKFNRLKSLVSDEAVIVEALQKSKTGLLEISEDKTKIRRNPNKPLPENNEEYRDALKHKSIYMKGFPLETTLDEVKEWLADKGTVENIYMRKGAQKTFKGSIFAVLESEDAAKAFVERADVKEYKGNEMIVMMKEAYFSKKLAERKQNRVEAKAKAKSEKEDKQKQAEEQELKSLDDQRGCLLKFSGELGQTSREDFHEVFSGHAQIKWIDFTRGAKEGTILFHSNAQEALQKVREAKGGEDPKVKDQVVQWEILEGDAEMEMLKKIIEDQQESINRRKGGRGGHRGRGRGRGGRRDRGGREQTQFRGKKTKFESDEEDDEEPASPKKRPLDSNGQDNEEPVSKQAKKR; encoded by the exons ATGGCAGACAATCAGGAAATGTCTCCTCTGGAGAAGAAGGTGGCAGAACAGATTGAG TACTATTTTGGAGACCACAATCTCCCCCGAGACAAGTTTCTGAAGGAGCAGATGCAGTTAGATGATGGCTGGGTCACTCTGGAGACAATGCTGAAATTTAACAG ACTAAAGAGTCTTGTATCAGACGAAGCTGTCATTGTTGAGGCGCTACAGAAATCTAAAACGGGTCTGCTGGAGATCAGCGAGGACAAAACCAAAATAAGGCGAAATCcgaacaaacctcttccagaGAACAATGAGGAATACAGGGATGCGCTCAAACACAAATCCATCTACATG AAAGGTTTTCCTCTTGAAACTACACTGGATGAGGTGAAAGAGTGGCTTGCTGATAAAGGCACAGTTGAGAACATCTATATGAGGAAAGGAGCCCAAAAGACTTTCAAA GGATCAATCTTTGCGGTTCTAGAATCTGAAGATGCTGCCAAGGCTTTTGTCGAACGTGCTGACGTGAAGGAGTACAAGGGGAATGAAATGATCGTCATGATGAA AGAGGCATACTTTTCTAAAAAGTTGGCAGAGAGGAAGCAAAATCGCGTAGAAGCAAAAGCTAAAGCAAAAAG TGAAAAGGAGGACAAGCAGAAACAAGCTGAAGAACAAGAGCTG AAATCCCTGGATGATCAGAGGGGCTGTCTGCTGAAGTTCTCCGGTGAACTCGGTCAGACATCGAGAGAGGATTTCCACGAGGTCTTCTCTGGTCATGCTCAGATCAAATGGATTGATTTCACCAGAGGAGCAAAAGAG GGCACCATCCTGTTTCACTCAAACGCCCAAGAGGCCCTGCAGAAAGTCCGCGAGGCTAAGGGAGGGGAGGATCCGAAGGTTAAAGACCAGGTTGTTCAGTGGGAGATACTTGAGGGAGACGCAGAGATGGAGATGCTGAAGAAAATCATCGAGGATCAGCAGGAGTCCATTAACAGACGCAAAGGAGGCAGAG GAGGTCACAGGGGTCGTGGAAGAGGCAGGGGAGGCCGCAGAGACCGAGGAGGAAGAGAACAGACCCAGTTCAGGGGAAAGAAGACCAAGTTTGAAAGTGATGAAGAGGACGATGAAG AACCCGCCAGTCCAAAGAAGAGACCTCTTGATTCTAACGGACAAGATAATGAAGAACCGGTTTCCAAACAAGCAAAAA AGCGGTGA
- the ssb gene encoding lupus La protein isoform X1 codes for MADNQEMSPLEKKVAEQIEYYFGDHNLPRDKFLKEQMQLDDGWVTLETMLKFNRLKSLVSDEAVIVEALQKSKTGLLEISEDKTKIRRNPNKPLPENNEEYRDALKHKSIYMKGFPLETTLDEVKEWLADKGTVENIYMRKGAQKTFKGSIFAVLESEDAAKAFVERADVKEYKGNEMIVMMKEAYFSKKLAERKQNRVEAKAKAKSEKEDKQKQAEEQELKSLDDQRGCLLKFSGELGQTSREDFHEVFSGHAQIKWIDFTRGAKEGTILFHSNAQEALQKVREAKGGEDPKVKDQVVQWEILEGDAEMEMLKKIIEDQQESINRRKGGRGGHRGRGRGRGGRRDRGGREQTQFRGKKTKFESDEEDDEEPASPKKRPLDSNGQDNEEPVSKQAKSENGS; via the exons ATGGCAGACAATCAGGAAATGTCTCCTCTGGAGAAGAAGGTGGCAGAACAGATTGAG TACTATTTTGGAGACCACAATCTCCCCCGAGACAAGTTTCTGAAGGAGCAGATGCAGTTAGATGATGGCTGGGTCACTCTGGAGACAATGCTGAAATTTAACAG ACTAAAGAGTCTTGTATCAGACGAAGCTGTCATTGTTGAGGCGCTACAGAAATCTAAAACGGGTCTGCTGGAGATCAGCGAGGACAAAACCAAAATAAGGCGAAATCcgaacaaacctcttccagaGAACAATGAGGAATACAGGGATGCGCTCAAACACAAATCCATCTACATG AAAGGTTTTCCTCTTGAAACTACACTGGATGAGGTGAAAGAGTGGCTTGCTGATAAAGGCACAGTTGAGAACATCTATATGAGGAAAGGAGCCCAAAAGACTTTCAAA GGATCAATCTTTGCGGTTCTAGAATCTGAAGATGCTGCCAAGGCTTTTGTCGAACGTGCTGACGTGAAGGAGTACAAGGGGAATGAAATGATCGTCATGATGAA AGAGGCATACTTTTCTAAAAAGTTGGCAGAGAGGAAGCAAAATCGCGTAGAAGCAAAAGCTAAAGCAAAAAG TGAAAAGGAGGACAAGCAGAAACAAGCTGAAGAACAAGAGCTG AAATCCCTGGATGATCAGAGGGGCTGTCTGCTGAAGTTCTCCGGTGAACTCGGTCAGACATCGAGAGAGGATTTCCACGAGGTCTTCTCTGGTCATGCTCAGATCAAATGGATTGATTTCACCAGAGGAGCAAAAGAG GGCACCATCCTGTTTCACTCAAACGCCCAAGAGGCCCTGCAGAAAGTCCGCGAGGCTAAGGGAGGGGAGGATCCGAAGGTTAAAGACCAGGTTGTTCAGTGGGAGATACTTGAGGGAGACGCAGAGATGGAGATGCTGAAGAAAATCATCGAGGATCAGCAGGAGTCCATTAACAGACGCAAAGGAGGCAGAG GAGGTCACAGGGGTCGTGGAAGAGGCAGGGGAGGCCGCAGAGACCGAGGAGGAAGAGAACAGACCCAGTTCAGGGGAAAGAAGACCAAGTTTGAAAGTGATGAAGAGGACGATGAAG AACCCGCCAGTCCAAAGAAGAGACCTCTTGATTCTAACGGACAAGATAATGAAGAACCGGTTTCCAAACAAGCAAAAAGTGAGAATGGTTCTTAA